The Thermanaerovibrio acidaminovorans DSM 6589 genome contains a region encoding:
- a CDS encoding efflux RND transporter periplasmic adaptor subunit, whose protein sequence is MRIKADWRLGALAVLAALGVFWGLRHFSPPDEETVGKAQPVSVREVGPMDFREDFSTQGTIRALRFAAVTPKADGTILEVYVREGDRVRRGQPLFRTDNVRQEEAYRIAQRDVDAASFAVEERTHAVIRARAELERVELDLKRFRELLDEGAISQSMFDDVSTRYRQAKAMYASAQSMLNSAQASLRKAQGALNIARKNLSDTTVVSPMDGMVSRRLMEPGEMGRAGVPVLRIDDPSQVEVLAYLPSEMYPKVVPGVTRVELLDSSGAPVEVLTVKIKSPVVDPTSRSFEVRCLAEGGPSKVPGAMAELRFLLGSSRSLGIPRRSVVHREEGDVIYTVSGDVARMVRVVTGLSTDGHVELVSGDVKAGDLVVVDGAQMLDQGSKVKVVRRSK, encoded by the coding sequence ATGAGGATAAAGGCAGACTGGCGGTTGGGGGCCCTGGCGGTGCTGGCGGCCCTTGGGGTGTTTTGGGGGCTGAGGCACTTCTCCCCTCCCGACGAGGAGACGGTGGGCAAGGCCCAGCCGGTGTCGGTTCGGGAGGTGGGGCCCATGGACTTTCGGGAGGACTTCTCCACCCAGGGGACCATCCGGGCCCTTCGGTTCGCGGCGGTTACGCCCAAGGCGGACGGTACCATCCTGGAGGTGTACGTCCGGGAGGGGGACCGGGTGCGTCGTGGTCAGCCCCTGTTCAGGACCGACAACGTGCGGCAGGAGGAGGCGTACCGGATCGCCCAGCGGGACGTGGACGCCGCCAGCTTCGCGGTGGAGGAGCGGACCCATGCGGTGATCCGGGCCCGGGCGGAGCTGGAGCGGGTGGAGCTGGACCTGAAGCGCTTCCGGGAGTTGCTGGACGAGGGGGCCATAAGCCAGAGCATGTTCGACGATGTATCCACCCGATATAGGCAAGCGAAGGCCATGTACGCCTCCGCCCAGAGCATGCTCAACTCCGCCCAGGCTTCTCTGAGGAAGGCCCAGGGGGCGCTTAACATAGCCAGGAAGAACCTTTCAGACACCACGGTGGTCTCCCCCATGGACGGGATGGTGAGCCGCCGCCTGATGGAGCCCGGGGAGATGGGCCGGGCGGGGGTGCCGGTTCTCCGGATAGACGATCCCTCCCAGGTGGAGGTTCTGGCGTACCTGCCATCGGAGATGTACCCCAAGGTGGTGCCCGGGGTGACCCGGGTTGAGCTGCTGGACTCGTCGGGGGCCCCGGTGGAGGTGCTCACCGTAAAGATCAAGAGCCCGGTGGTGGATCCCACATCCCGGTCCTTCGAGGTCCGGTGTCTTGCGGAGGGGGGCCCCTCCAAGGTGCCCGGCGCCATGGCGGAGCTCCGGTTCCTGCTGGGTAGCAGCAGGTCCCTGGGTATCCCCAGAAGGTCGGTGGTCCACCGGGAGGAGGGGGACGTGATCTACACGGTGAGCGGTGACGTGGCCCGGATGGTGCGGGTGGTCACCGGCCTGTCCACCGACGGACACGTGGAGCTGGTCTCCGGGGACGTGAAGGCCGGGGACCTGGTGGTGGTGGACGGGGCCCAGATGCTGGATCAGGGGTCCAAGGTCAAGGTAGTGAGGAGGTCCAAGTGA
- a CDS encoding RsiV family protein gives MRTLKAVSLASVLVLLLCASALGAPRVSVVTLRRTLGDLRISVQYPRVETGGDPKVLLRMNRAFKEEAVRVLRQMEALAREAGDRGDPKLYRCERRVRVTFRRGNLFSFTAEQFVSLPNMAHPDSGLVGRTYDASTGEAVTLDRLFLPQWKQLVQDRVGRMAMDRIGSGKLEINQDQDIPSAEEYKDSFYLSRDRLVIYWERYRFTPGYVGVVAFEIPLRELRHLAREAAVRFH, from the coding sequence ATGAGGACCCTCAAGGCGGTGTCACTGGCATCTGTGCTGGTGCTGCTCCTCTGCGCCTCCGCCCTGGGGGCTCCCAGGGTGTCGGTGGTGACCCTGCGAAGGACCCTGGGGGACCTAAGGATATCGGTCCAGTACCCCCGGGTGGAGACCGGGGGGGATCCCAAGGTGCTGCTTCGGATGAACCGGGCCTTCAAGGAGGAGGCTGTGAGGGTCCTCCGCCAAATGGAGGCCCTGGCCAGGGAGGCAGGGGACAGGGGGGATCCGAAGCTCTACCGGTGCGAGAGGAGGGTTAGGGTCACGTTCCGCCGGGGGAACCTCTTCAGCTTCACCGCTGAGCAGTTCGTGAGCCTTCCCAACATGGCCCACCCGGACTCGGGCCTCGTGGGGCGCACCTACGACGCCTCCACTGGGGAGGCGGTGACGCTGGACCGGCTCTTCCTGCCCCAGTGGAAGCAGTTGGTCCAGGACCGGGTGGGGAGGATGGCCATGGACCGGATCGGATCGGGGAAGCTGGAGATCAACCAGGACCAGGACATCCCCTCCGCAGAGGAGTACAAGGACAGCTTCTATCTCTCCAGGGACCGGCTGGTGATCTACTGGGAGAGGTACCGGTTCACCCCCGGGTACGTGGGGGTGGTGGCCTTCGAGATCCCACTGCGGGAGCTGAGACACCTGGCCCGGGAGGCGGCGGTGCGGTTCCACTGA
- the hisD gene encoding histidinol dehydrogenase has translation MKVLKSPRVKDRASSSDLYGVSHEVRRIIDWVVLHGDRAVLEGSRLHDRSSRDSILVPVEELQRAHRSMDPELLEAVRYAASNVETFAQRQKGALMPLEESEVRDGVYLGHRVVPVDSCGIYIPGGSYPLISTAVMLAVPARVAGVGRICACTPVRRGTNSPDPSVLGTLYELGVTEVYAAGGAYAVAAMAHGTESIPPVDVIVGPGNKYVTEAKRQCFGKVGIDFVAGPSEVLIIAQEGDPDFIAWDLLAQAEHDPDAKGVLVTTSPALARQVMDRVETILGEIVTSPVARSSWEDHGEVLAAEGMDEAVEFSNRMAPEHLELMVQDPDRWIPRLRNYGALFIGEHSAEVFGDYASGSNHTLPTAGASRYTGGLWVGTFLKVLTSQRVTREGARELARVSALLAQAEGLMAHRGAALARSRKG, from the coding sequence ATGAAGGTGTTGAAATCTCCAAGGGTGAAGGACCGGGCCTCCAGCTCGGACCTGTACGGGGTGAGCCATGAGGTGCGGCGGATAATCGACTGGGTGGTGCTCCACGGGGACCGGGCGGTGCTGGAGGGCTCCCGACTACACGACAGATCCTCCCGGGACAGCATCCTGGTGCCCGTGGAGGAGCTCCAGCGGGCCCACCGGTCCATGGATCCGGAGCTTCTGGAGGCGGTCCGGTATGCGGCCTCCAACGTGGAGACCTTCGCCCAGCGACAGAAGGGGGCCCTGATGCCCCTGGAGGAATCGGAGGTCCGGGATGGGGTGTACCTGGGTCACCGAGTTGTTCCGGTGGACTCCTGCGGCATCTACATCCCCGGGGGCTCGTACCCCCTTATCTCCACCGCGGTGATGCTGGCGGTGCCCGCCCGGGTAGCTGGGGTGGGCCGCATATGCGCCTGCACCCCCGTGAGGCGCGGCACCAACTCCCCGGATCCGTCGGTCCTGGGGACCCTCTACGAGCTGGGGGTAACGGAGGTGTACGCCGCCGGGGGGGCCTACGCGGTGGCCGCCATGGCCCACGGGACCGAGTCGATCCCGCCGGTGGACGTGATCGTTGGCCCGGGCAACAAGTACGTCACCGAGGCCAAACGGCAGTGCTTCGGCAAGGTGGGCATCGACTTCGTGGCGGGCCCCAGCGAGGTGCTCATAATCGCCCAGGAGGGGGATCCGGACTTCATCGCCTGGGACCTCCTGGCCCAGGCGGAGCACGACCCGGACGCCAAGGGGGTGCTGGTGACCACCTCCCCTGCCCTGGCCCGGCAGGTGATGGACCGGGTGGAGACCATACTGGGGGAGATAGTGACCTCCCCGGTGGCCCGGTCCTCCTGGGAGGACCACGGGGAGGTGCTGGCGGCGGAGGGGATGGACGAGGCGGTGGAGTTTTCCAACCGGATGGCACCGGAGCACCTGGAGCTGATGGTCCAGGACCCGGACCGGTGGATACCGCGCCTTCGGAACTACGGAGCCCTTTTCATCGGGGAGCACTCCGCGGAGGTCTTCGGGGACTACGCCTCGGGGAGCAACCACACGTTGCCCACCGCCGGGGCATCCCGGTACACCGGTGGGCTATGGGTTGGAACGTTCCTCAAGGTGCTGACCTCCCAGCGGGTGACCCGGGAGGGGGCCCGGGAACTGGCCCGGGTCTCCGCCCTCCTGGCCCAGGCGGAGGGGCTCATGGCCCACCGGGGGGCGGCGCTTGCGAGATCCCGGAAGGGGTGA
- a CDS encoding carbohydrate kinase family protein, whose protein sequence is MPRIVVMGASGREMLLKVAHHPNVNHPVLADSFEERTSGRGARQAAACSRLRGQVSLISAVGSDGSERAVLEDMQDQRVNMRSSKVIRGAQTMREVTLRMAFGGQSRVVYPGACAMLTSQHVLEASKTFQGVACALFQLELPVEAVMEGMRCARRAGAVVLLDPYPATGNLPPEIWSLTQVVLPNAEEMARITGKDDPDEGAGRLMDLGVQAVAAHLGPLGAILYSRGSRPRSFQAFRVDTVDHDGAGDAFAAGVTVALSEGMDMEEAVRFGCAAGALACTREGTLNAFPARQQVEGLLVSQPSPGRT, encoded by the coding sequence GTGCCGCGGATAGTGGTGATGGGCGCCTCCGGCCGGGAGATGCTACTCAAGGTGGCGCACCATCCCAACGTGAACCACCCGGTGCTGGCCGATAGCTTCGAGGAGCGAACCTCCGGCCGGGGGGCCAGGCAGGCGGCGGCCTGCTCCAGGCTCAGGGGGCAGGTGAGCCTCATATCCGCGGTGGGCAGCGACGGCTCCGAGCGGGCAGTTCTGGAGGACATGCAGGACCAGCGGGTCAACATGCGCTCCTCCAAGGTCATCCGGGGGGCCCAGACCATGCGGGAGGTGACCCTTCGCATGGCCTTCGGGGGACAGAGCAGGGTGGTCTACCCGGGGGCGTGCGCTATGCTCACCTCCCAGCACGTTTTGGAGGCATCCAAGACATTCCAGGGGGTGGCCTGCGCCCTCTTTCAGCTGGAGCTGCCGGTTGAGGCGGTGATGGAGGGGATGCGGTGCGCTAGGCGGGCGGGGGCGGTGGTGCTCCTGGACCCCTACCCCGCCACCGGGAACCTGCCGCCGGAGATCTGGAGCTTGACCCAGGTAGTGCTGCCCAACGCGGAGGAGATGGCCCGCATAACCGGCAAGGACGACCCGGACGAGGGGGCGGGGAGGCTCATGGACCTGGGGGTCCAGGCGGTGGCAGCCCACCTGGGGCCCCTGGGGGCCATCCTCTACTCCAGGGGATCCAGGCCCCGGTCGTTCCAGGCCTTCCGGGTGGACACTGTGGATCACGACGGCGCGGGGGACGCCTTCGCCGCCGGGGTGACGGTGGCCCTCTCGGAGGGGATGGACATGGAGGAGGCGGTCCGGTTCGGCTGTGCCGCCGGGGCCCTGGCCTGCACCCGGGAGGGCACCCTGAACGCCTTCCCCGCCAGACAGCAGGTGGAGGGACTGCTCGTCTCCCAACCCTCCCCGGGGAGGACGTGA
- a CDS encoding DsbA family oxidoreductase → MEVFFDFACPYCYLVWSFLGRLGMLEGDLKWSPWMIRPDVPQGGLRRRWPLLDELRRLGSDAEVPFAELEIIPNTRRALLAYLWADQRGLSREALKATFLGFFAQGRDIGDPRELCALYAEGGLPDPSQAFEDVALMERLGQLDVRAEAIGVEVVPSFVEGDRVVLSWRTSFVMKDLAEFMRGRGI, encoded by the coding sequence GTGGAGGTTTTCTTCGACTTCGCGTGCCCGTACTGTTACCTTGTCTGGAGCTTCCTGGGCAGGCTCGGCATGCTGGAGGGGGACCTCAAATGGTCCCCCTGGATGATAAGGCCCGACGTGCCCCAGGGGGGGCTCAGGAGGCGCTGGCCATTGCTGGACGAGCTTAGGCGCCTTGGCTCCGACGCGGAGGTCCCCTTCGCGGAGCTGGAGATCATCCCCAATACCCGGCGGGCGCTATTGGCGTACCTTTGGGCGGACCAGCGGGGGCTATCCAGGGAGGCGTTGAAGGCCACGTTCCTCGGGTTCTTCGCCCAGGGGCGGGACATAGGGGACCCCAGGGAGCTGTGCGCCCTCTACGCTGAAGGGGGGCTGCCGGATCCCTCCCAGGCCTTCGAGGACGTGGCCCTCATGGAGCGGCTGGGGCAGTTGGACGTGCGGGCGGAGGCCATCGGGGTGGAGGTGGTGCCCTCCTTCGTAGAGGGGGACCGGGTGGTGCTCTCCTGGCGGACCAGCTTCGTAATGAAGGACCTGGCGGAGTTCATGAGGGGACGGGGGATCTGA
- a CDS encoding glycosyltransferase family 4 protein: protein MRSNSQGVKVILAANMSWPVVNFRLPLIRDLVANGCSVEVLSPDWPGEQLEILRSAGARGLTFPLQRTGINPLWDIRTLWHLYRHFRNSKPQVVFSFGAKTNVWGMVAARMARVPRRVAMVEGMGYAFTDSPGGGVNRGLLRWILRMLYRLAFASAHRVVLLNQDDLRDLTNLCGLDESKAYLLGPIGIPLEDWPMREPHLNPITFTMVGRILREKGVMEYLEAARIVKSRHPEVRFNLLGPLFDNPGTLSAMDIKPYVEDGTVCWPGMVDVKPWLERTSVFVLPSYYREGVPRSTQEAMAMGRPVITTDSVGCRDTVEDRVNGFLVPPRDVAALAEAMERFVMEPELIVRMGLESRRMAEERFDMRSANRRIMEVMGVIA from the coding sequence TTGCGATCTAACTCCCAGGGTGTCAAGGTGATACTGGCGGCCAATATGTCATGGCCGGTGGTTAACTTTCGACTACCACTCATAAGGGACCTGGTGGCTAACGGCTGTTCCGTAGAGGTTCTATCCCCTGACTGGCCAGGAGAGCAGCTTGAAATTCTGCGCAGTGCTGGGGCCCGGGGTCTTACGTTCCCCCTCCAGAGAACCGGCATAAACCCCCTGTGGGACATAAGAACCCTTTGGCACCTGTACCGTCACTTCCGCAACTCCAAACCCCAGGTTGTGTTTTCCTTTGGAGCAAAGACCAACGTTTGGGGCATGGTAGCTGCCCGAATGGCCCGGGTTCCCCGCCGGGTAGCCATGGTGGAGGGGATGGGCTATGCATTCACCGACTCCCCCGGAGGGGGGGTTAATCGTGGTCTTCTGCGATGGATCCTCCGGATGCTCTACCGCCTGGCCTTCGCATCGGCACACCGGGTGGTGCTGTTAAACCAGGACGACCTTAGAGATTTAACTAACCTATGTGGCCTAGATGAATCCAAGGCGTACCTTCTGGGCCCCATAGGGATCCCCCTCGAAGATTGGCCCATGCGGGAACCCCACCTAAACCCGATCACCTTCACCATGGTTGGTCGCATCCTTCGCGAGAAGGGGGTAATGGAGTACCTTGAAGCGGCTCGGATTGTAAAGAGCCGTCACCCGGAGGTTAGGTTCAACCTTTTGGGTCCCCTGTTTGACAACCCCGGCACCCTCTCCGCCATGGACATAAAACCCTATGTGGAGGACGGCACCGTCTGCTGGCCCGGCATGGTGGACGTTAAGCCCTGGCTAGAGAGGACCAGCGTTTTCGTCCTCCCCTCCTACTACCGGGAGGGAGTGCCCAGAAGTACCCAGGAGGCCATGGCCATGGGGCGGCCGGTTATCACCACCGACTCGGTGGGCTGCAGGGACACGGTGGAGGACCGGGTGAACGGGTTCCTGGTGCCCCCCAGGGACGTGGCGGCCCTGGCGGAGGCCATGGAGAGGTTCGTGATGGAGCCGGAGCTCATAGTCCGGATGGGGCTCGAGAGCCGCCGGATGGCGGAGGAGCGGTTCGACATGCGGTCAGCCAACCGGCGGATAATGGAGGTAATGGGAGTCATCGCTTAG
- a CDS encoding DegT/DnrJ/EryC1/StrS family aminotransferase, producing MVERIHLSPPHMTGEELALVKEAFESNWVTPLGPHVDAFEAEMCEYLGVKGALALSSGTAAVHLGLVLLGVGPGDPVICSTLTFAASVNPVVYLGAEPIFVDSDEETWNMSPEALERAIRWLHAQGRRPKAVIPVDLYGHSADYRRIREICDLWDIPVLEDAAEALGATYGDRRCGTLGEFGVLSFNGNKIITCGGGGMLVSDRADDLERGRFLSTQAREKVPWYEHRQVGYNYRLSNILAAIGRGQLKVIEDRVACRRRIFDRYVEGLGDLPGLSFMPEAPYGRSNRWLTVIQLGEESPVTPLELMKRLEERHVESRPAWKPMHLQPLYRGKAYFPHREGYSVSDRLFQRGLCLPSGSSLREDQQDLVIQIIREAMGA from the coding sequence ATGGTTGAGCGGATACACCTGTCGCCTCCCCACATGACCGGGGAGGAGCTGGCGCTGGTTAAGGAGGCTTTCGAAAGCAACTGGGTGACCCCCTTGGGCCCCCACGTGGACGCATTTGAGGCAGAGATGTGTGAGTATCTAGGCGTCAAAGGTGCCCTTGCTCTCTCGTCCGGTACCGCAGCGGTCCACCTGGGGTTGGTGTTGCTGGGGGTAGGCCCCGGTGACCCGGTGATCTGCTCTACCTTGACCTTCGCTGCCAGCGTTAATCCCGTGGTTTACCTTGGGGCGGAGCCGATCTTCGTGGACTCCGACGAGGAGACCTGGAACATGTCGCCCGAGGCACTGGAACGGGCAATTCGCTGGCTCCATGCCCAGGGTCGGCGGCCCAAGGCGGTTATCCCGGTGGACCTGTACGGTCATAGTGCGGACTACCGTCGGATAAGGGAGATCTGCGACCTTTGGGATATCCCGGTGTTGGAGGACGCTGCGGAGGCCTTAGGCGCCACTTACGGGGATCGCAGATGCGGCACGCTTGGGGAGTTCGGAGTGCTCTCATTCAACGGGAACAAGATAATAACCTGCGGAGGCGGTGGAATGCTGGTTTCGGATCGGGCAGATGATTTGGAGAGGGGCCGATTCCTTTCCACCCAGGCCAGGGAGAAGGTTCCCTGGTACGAGCACCGTCAGGTGGGTTACAATTATCGTCTAAGCAACATTCTGGCCGCCATAGGCCGAGGGCAGCTGAAGGTCATAGAGGACCGGGTGGCGTGCCGCCGTCGGATTTTCGACCGGTACGTTGAGGGGCTTGGGGATCTGCCGGGGCTGAGCTTCATGCCCGAGGCGCCCTACGGCAGGAGCAACCGGTGGCTCACGGTGATCCAGCTGGGGGAGGAATCCCCGGTTACTCCCCTTGAGTTAATGAAGCGTCTGGAGGAGCGGCACGTGGAGTCTCGGCCGGCTTGGAAGCCCATGCATCTTCAGCCATTGTACCGGGGTAAGGCTTACTTTCCCCACCGGGAGGGTTACAGCGTATCGGACCGGCTTTTCCAGCGGGGACTGTGCCTTCCCTCCGGATCGTCCCTCCGGGAGGATCAGCAGGACCTGGTTATCCAGATCATCCGAGAGGCCATGGGGGCTTAG